In the genome of Vicia villosa cultivar HV-30 ecotype Madison, WI linkage group LG7, Vvil1.0, whole genome shotgun sequence, one region contains:
- the LOC131620738 gene encoding uncharacterized protein LOC131620738, whose translation MKIKKQSRHRKTLTFFTACFGFHKPYKVLCDGTFVHHLIDNRITPADRALANILSSTVKLYTTRCVVAELKRLGKSYSEALEAARNLIIARCEHEKCVRGELCIMEVVGENNSEHFFVASQDADLRKKLQEIPGVPLIYGLRNALFLESPSAVQKEYVKTLEERRMHMTDVEYQIFRDMAKKKLAGGEDNNSNTEIMENKDSGDPIASAQAIKRSITSRNQIGIKDKPQFKRKRAKAPNPLSCKKKKSRENQNNTLKETKGDSTVKRSRKRNRSRKGPMPAETVS comes from the exons ATGAAGATTAAGAAGCAAAGTAGACACAGGAAGACTTTGACGTTTTTCACTGCATGTTTTGGTTTCCATAAGCCTTACAAAGTTCTGTGTGATGGAACATTTGTGCATCACCTTATTGACAATCGTATAACCCCTGCTGATAGGGCTCTTGCCAATATTCTTAGTTCTACGGTCAAGCTCTACACAACAAg ATGTGTTGTAGCTGAGTTGAAACGGCTTGGTAAATCGTATTCGGAGGCTCTTGAGGCAGCTCGGAATCTTATAATTGCAAG ATGCGAGCATGAAAAATGTGTGAGGGGCGAACTATGCATCATGGAGGTTGTAGGCGAAAACAATTCTGAGCACTTCTTTGTTGCCAGTCAAGATGCTGACCTACGGAAGAAGTTGCAAGAG ATACCTGGTGTTCCTCTCATATATGGTCTCAGAAATGCTCTTTTCCTTGAATCTCCATCGGCAGTTCAGAAGGAATATGTCAAAACTTTGGAAGAAAGACGGATGCATATGACCGACGTAGAATACCAGATATTTAGAGATATGGCAAAGAAGAAATTGGCTGGTGGGGAAGACAATAATTCCAATACTGAAATAATGGAAAACAAGGATTCAGGAGATCCAATTGCAAGTGCACAGGCAATAAAAAGAAGTATTACTTCAAGGAATCAGATTGGCATCAAGGATAAACCTCAGTTCAAGAGAAAAAGAGCAAAG GCTCCAAACCCACTTTCGTGCAAGAAGAAGAAAAGCCGTGAAAATCAAAACAATACTTTGAAG GAAACGAAAGGAGATAGCACAGTGAAGAGAAGCAGGAAAAGGAACAGGTCGAGGAAAGGGCCAATGCCAGCAGAAACCGTCAGTTAG